In one window of Polynucleobacter sp. AM-7D1 DNA:
- a CDS encoding OmpA family protein, giving the protein MSKNSSFIAMSDFMTSLFMIFLLLTVVLLTEVSRLSINEDSAKKTRIELLGELQTEFAQDLPKWDAQILDDLTLRFKNPDLMFAIGKADVRPEFKAVMDSFLPRYFAIITKPRFKPYIKELRIEGHTSALWALGTDSKTAYLLNMELSQKRALSTLAYTLQNAGDNYDWLVANLYSIGLSSSKPIDVSVNDIRNQRVEFKINLIGNNAK; this is encoded by the coding sequence ATGTCTAAGAATTCTTCATTTATTGCGATGAGCGACTTCATGACGTCGCTATTCATGATATTTTTACTTCTTACTGTTGTACTCCTAACCGAAGTATCTCGGTTAAGCATTAACGAGGATTCAGCAAAAAAAACAAGAATTGAATTGCTTGGGGAGCTGCAAACAGAGTTTGCGCAAGATTTACCTAAATGGGATGCGCAAATACTTGATGACCTTACATTACGCTTTAAGAATCCAGACCTAATGTTTGCAATTGGCAAAGCAGATGTCAGACCAGAATTTAAAGCAGTTATGGATTCATTTTTACCAAGATATTTTGCCATTATTACTAAACCAAGATTTAAGCCGTATATCAAAGAACTTAGAATTGAAGGCCACACCTCTGCTTTATGGGCTCTTGGGACTGACTCAAAAACAGCTTATCTTTTAAATATGGAGCTATCACAAAAACGAGCACTGTCTACCCTTGCCTATACACTTCAGAATGCTGGTGATAACTACGACTGGTTAGTAGCAAATTTATATTCAATTGGACTCTCAAGCTCAAAGCCCATTGATGTATCTGTTAATGATATTAGGAATCAAAGGGTTGAATTCAAAATCAATTTGATAGGCAACAATGCAAAATGA